From Armatimonadota bacterium:
CGTGGTGCACGAGCAGCCGGATCGCGGGTGCGCTATACGCGGCATTCACATTCGCCAGCAAGATCCTGGTGGGCATCCTCTGGATGGTCCACTACGACCACAATCCTGCGAAGGGCCTTCTGTTGCAGCACGGCAGCGTCGATGGCGTGATCTCGGGCCTGGCCCAGCGGGTGTATGGAATCGCGGTCCAGGTGTCTCCGATGTTTCGCCGTCGCGCGATGATGGGTGACCCGATTATCCCTCCACCCAACGTGCTGGCGCTCGGCGGCATCGCTCTCGGGGCATGCCTGCTCGCGATCGCCGCCGCGAGGTGGAGGATCCGCGCCGTGGAGGTGGTACGAGGATGATCGAACTCAATCACGCCTCCCGCTGGTATGGACAGGTCATCGGCGTCAACGATGTGTCGTGTGTCATCACGCCTGGCATCACAGCCCTGCTGGGCCCGAACGGCGCGGGAAAATCAACCGTGTTGAAACTCATCACCGGACAGTTGCGCGCGACGACGGGCGTCGTTTCGGTCCTTGGCCAGATGCCGTTCGCCAACCCGGCCGTAGCGCGCCACCTGGGGTACTGTCCGGAGATCGACAGTCTTTATGACGACCTGACCGGAGTCGAGTTTGTCACGATGCTGGGGGCAATGTCCGGGCTTCGCGGAAGCACTCTCAGCGATGCGGTCTCGGAATCCATCGATTTGGTCGGGATGTCTGAGAGCGCCGGGCGCAAGATCGGCGGCTATTCCAAAGGCATGCGACAGCGCATAAAGGTCGCGCAGGCTATCGTTCACGATCCTGCTGTGATTATCCTCGACGAACCTTTGAACGGACTCGACCCGGGCGGCCGCCGCGAGATGACCAACCTGTTCACCGCCAAGGCGGAACAGGGGAAGTGTATCGTCGTCTCCAGCCACATCCTGTATGAAGTCGAGCAGATGACGCGCAATATCGTGCTGATGAACCACGGGCGCCTGTTGGCCCAGGGTGATATCTACCAGATAAGGTCGCTGATCGACGCCCATCCGCATCGGGTGGCCATCGGAACGGACAAACCGCGCGAATTGGCCCGTGAACTGCTTGCGTTCCCGGACACCCTGAGCATCCGGATTGGAGGCGCGTACGGCGACGGCCTGGAGGTTGAAACGCTGGCGCCCGAGCGGTTCTACGACGCGCTCCCGTCGCTCGTCCTGGACGGCGGCTACAACATCACCAGTTTCGAATCGCCGGATAATAACCTCGAAGCCGTATTCCGCTACCTGGTTGGAGACAGCCAGACCCCCTCGGCGCCACGCACAGTGTTCGGCCCGCCCGTGACGAAGAAACCATGACCATGTTGTACCTTATCAAGCCCGCGCTTAAGGAAGTGTCGCGACCCGGGCGCGCACTCATCGCCACCCTGCTGGCCCTTGCACCCGCCGCCATCGCCCTCGCCTGGCGATGGTCTGCCGGTCCGACGCACTTCCCCCGCGAACTGGCATACAACTCGCTGGAATCCGGCTTCGTCTTCAGCTTCACGCTCGTCATTCTGACCGTGATGCTCGCAACGGGGGTGATATCGCAGGAACTGGAGCAGAAGACGATCGTTTACCTGCTGACACGCCCCGTGCGCCGGATCAGCATCCTGCTCTCACGATTCGCCGCGGCGCTCCTGATGATCGTGGCTACCTCCTGGGTATCCACGCTGGCGCTCGCGCTGACCACATACGGTCTAGCTCATCTGCACGGCTCTCCCGTAGGTCGAGACCTTCTCATCCTGCCGATCGGCGCGCTGGCGTACGGCGCGGTCTTCCTCTGCCTGGCCACGCTGATCGCCCGTCCGCTCCTGTGGGGCCTGCTGTTTGCGTTTGGCTGGGAGTGGTGGGTGCCCAGTCTGCCAGGCAACTTCCGGATGGCTTCACTGATGGCGTATCTCCGTGTCCTGGCCCCACATGCCACCCAGGACGGCGGGGAAGCCACGGACATCTTCGCGATATTGTCCGGGCTGGTGCCGACCAAAATCACCGCCGCTCTCTCGTGGGAGGTCTTGCTCACCGTCATCGTCGTCGCCATGGCCGGCGCGATGGTCGTCTTTTCGACGAAGGAATACGTTCCGCGGGATGATGCCATTTAGACACGCTGGTCGTGTCGACAAATACTCGGAACGAGACCTATAACTCGCTTACACGGCGTTCAATCCGGAACGCTGAGGAAAGGAGCGAGTTTTATGCCGCGTGTAGTGCATTTTGAGCTGCCGGCGGACGATCCCGAGCGGGCTATCGCGTTTTACACCAGGCTCTTCGGCTGGACTTTCGACAAGTGGGGCGACGAGGATTACTGGCTGATAGGCACCGGCGCGGAAGGCGAACCGGGCATTGACGGGGGAATGGGGCGGCGCTCGCCTCACAACGATTTTGTCGTCAATACCGTGGATGTCGCGGATCTGGATGCGAGCGTCCAGGCCGTCATCGCCTGTGGCGGCTCCATCGTGATGCCGAAAACGCCGATTCCCACCGTGGGCTGGCTGGCGTATTGCACGGATACCGAGGGTAATCGCTTCGGTATGCTGCAAAGCGACGAAAAGGCCGGCTGACCACCCCTTGTTACTTCGGCGCCGGCGCCGGGGTCCCCAGACGCGATTGAGACGCCCCGGGCCGGACGGCCGTCGGACATTTAGGCAAATCTTCCGGAAATTCAAGTTGACAGTTGTTATAGAACACTATAAAATACTGTGGGTCGTGATTGGCCGTGAACCAGCTCCGTTGGCGCGACCAGCCGCACAAATGGCCGCCCGCTTCACCCTTCCTGCGGCCTTGCTCGGATAGTCACAAAATGCTACGCCTTCATCGACCTCTTGCCGAGGTGAACACCCTCCGGTTGGTTCACCCTCGTTGGCCGGCAAGGGTTGCGTACCGTTGCGGTGCCGACAAAACAACCGCAGCGGGACGCCATATGCGAAGACTCCGTGCACGGCGACGGAGTGCCAGTACAATACACGCAGCGAAAGGACAACCGCATTGAAATGCCAATTGCTTGTTCCCGCGCTCGCCTGTGCGCTCTATGCTTTTGGGCCCCCGGCCCACGCGCAAAGCGTCACAGGTGCACCCGTGGACCTCACACCAGGCAGCATCTCGGGAGACATCTGTCCGCGCCTGAGCCAGGACGCGTCAAAGGTCTCCTACGCCGCGCAAAAAGGTCAATGGGACGCCTCATATACCTATGACAACACCATTGTCATGAATCCCGACGGCTCCGGCAAATACGTGCTGGAGATGCAGACTTACTTCGGCGGCATGGATAACTGGGGCTCGCTCAACGCGAACGGCTCCAAAATCGTCCTCCAGAAGACCGGTGACTATACCGTTGAACCGACCAGCCTGTACCTCGCGACGATCAATCCGTTCGTGTCAACCCGCCTCACCTCCAACAATTACGACGGCTGGCCCACCTGGAAGAGTGACGGCACCATGATCGCCTTCGTGTCGAAGCGCCTTAACGGCCCCAACGGCACGTACCAGTTGATGATGATGAAGCCGGAACCGGAGAGCGCCACAAACGTGCCGGTTCAGTTGACAACCTGGGCCGATGGCGAAGCGGCTATGCCGTATGGCACACCGGACGGCAAGATTCTCGTCCTGAAGAAGATCAGCGATTACCAGCAGGAGATCTTCCGATGTGACTTCGCGGACTCCAACGGTGACGGCGTAGCCGATAACCTCACGCAGGTCACGAACCTCGGCCGATTCATCACCAGCGTCAGTCAACCCGTTGCGGGCGGCAAGATCTACTTCGCCGCTACCGGGAATGACGGCAAGAGCCACGTCTTCACCGTCAACAACGACGGCTCCGGCCTTCACCAGGTGACCGGAGGAAACTTCGATGAAGCCAGCCCGTATGCCGCCGGCAACAAACTGGTAGCCTCGATTAACGACCCCAATAACGGCGTCAATAACTACGACGTCATGATCTACACCCTGAACACGGCTGCCGGCACAGGCACTGTGTCCGGTAAGCTCACGACCTCCGCCGGCGCACCGCTGGCAGGCGCGTCCGTTGCCGCCTATGACGGCGACACCGGCGCGGGAGACGCAACCACAGACGCGAACGGAAATTACACCCTCACACTTCCGGCCGGCGGCTACACCCTGGTCTTCGCAACCAACACACCCACCGTCTATGAGGTCAAGAGAAGCGTTGCCGTACAGATTGGCGGCGCAACCACTCAGGACGCCTTTACCACCCCCGTCGCCTCTCCTCGCCCGCGCGGAACCATCGCCACCATCAAGGCCGGCAAGGTTGAAGTAAAATGGGCGGCCGCCGGAACCCCCGACGGCTACAACGTCTATCGCGCCACTGCGGAGACGGGCCCGTGGACCAAAATTACCTCAACTCCGGTCTCTCCGGTCGATCCCGTCAAGTACATTGACAATACTCCCGGCAACCTTGCCTCCGTGTTCTACAAGGTCACCGGGGTCACCGGCGGCGTTGAAAGCGCATTCTCCGAAGTAGCCCAGGCGGCCAACAACCTGCTGTGGAATCCATCCTTCGAACAGGTTGACAGCACCACCGGCGAGCCCATTGGCTGGACCTACGGCACGTGGGGCGGCGATGGAACGCACGGCACGTCGACGGCGATCAAAGCCGATGGAACCCGCTCTATCTTCATCAAGACCGGCGCAACGGAACGCGGCGCCGGAATGTACCACCTCGACCTCCCGTTCTATCCGCCAACCCAGCCGGGCGTGGCGATGGTGGAAGGCGTGTGGGGCAAATTCACCGATACCAATACCACCTGGCCGCTCGCACTTATGCAGGCCCCGTGGGTCTCCGCCTTCGGATACATCCCGTGGTGGTATCCTCAGGACTGGGTCCAGGGACCCGGCCTCAGCCAGTGGGACACCGACGGACTGACGGTCGGCGGCGGAGACACGCCGTGGACCTGGCTCTACAACACCAATAACGTCGTCGAGTGGGAGTTCACCCAGGGCACGCGCTTCTCCATTCTCTGGCCGAACGACGGACTTACAACGCTCGGATCGTCTACCGCCTACGCCGACGACGCCACTCTTCAAGTCAAGCGCTTCGGGGCGACGGGCTGGGTCATGGGCCGAATCCTCGACACCAACGGCCACGTGCCCTCGGGCATCACGGTCACATGCGGCGGAAAGTCCATCGCCACCACCTCGTCCGATCTGTTCGTCATTAAAGACGTGCCGACCGGCGACCAGACACTCACCATAAAGGCCCCCGGCCAGCCGGACTACACGCTCGCGATTGGCAACTATGGCGGGTACATGATGCCCACCGTACACGTTGTGCCTGCCGCCGCAGCGCTCATTATCAAAGGCACAGTCAGATACCCCAATGGAACGCCGTGCCCGGGCGCGGACGTCCGCCTGATCACGTGCGGCGCGGCAGACGCTCAGGTAGCCGAGTTCACGACCACCGCTGACGCGAACGGCGCCTTCAGTCTCGGATCCGACACCGTTGACGTATCCAGCCAGTACGTAAGCCACCTCGTGGCTCATAAGAAGGGGTTCCTTTCCGCCCGGCTCGATGTGAACTTCGGGCTATCCGGCACTTCCGCCGGCAACGACATAACGCTCATCCAGCCGTCGGCTTTCATCGAAATCGCCAAGACTGCCGCCACCATTACGATCGACGGCCATGTCAACCCCTCTGAATGGGCCGGCTCTCAGGTGATCCGCACCAAGGTAGCAACCAGCGCTTCCCGCGTCCCCACTGTGAACACGACTATCTATGCGCTGTGGGACTCCACCAACGTCTACTTTGCGTTCATCTGCGACGAACCGAATCCTGCCGGCATCTTTGCCGACCCCTCCGTCTCCCTGTGGGGCGCACCGCCATACTGGAACGGCCACGATATGGCTGAACTCCGCATCGACCCGACCAACGGCTGCGACGCGGGCCAGGGCCACGAGTGGTGGCAGATCATGAACAATACGGCTACGCCGGTGTTCAACGACAACATCATCTGGCGCCGTGTCGCCGCGTCCCTCTGGGGCGACAATTCGCCCATCAGCGGCTACGAAGTCGCAAGCTACATCGATACCGCCGGCTTGAAGTGGTACCAGGAAGTCAAGATCCCGTTCGCCAGCCTGTCCACAACCTACGGGATGACCGTAGGCACTCCAGCCGTCGGCGACGAGTGGGCCATCAACCTCGCGCGGCAGCGCCATCAGCCGGACCCGGTTGGCGAAAGCTCCTCCATTGGGGTTATTCCTCCCGGCCAGGACGTCAGCTCGATCGCCCACTTCGTAACCACGTCAGCCGCGTTGCCCAAGGGTGACCTGAACGGCGACCGCGTCGTTAACCTCACCGACGCCGCTATCTCCCTGCGCATCGCCGCCGGTCTCGAATGGATCGACGGCCGCTTCGCCCAGGCCGACATCAATGGTGACGGCAAGGCCGACCTGTCCGACACCGTAAAGATCATCCGCAAGATCAACGGTCTGGACACTTCGTTCTAGAGCGACCTGCTTGTAGTTGGCCCGGGGACCGCAGCCAGCGGTCCCCGGACCAACTCTCACTCCCGCCAACCCGATCGCACGGTATTGGATAATGGAATGGCAAATCGCAAGCCACGGATGTGGGGATTCACACTGATTGAGCTCCTGGTGGTCATCGCCATCATCGCCATCCTCGCCGCCATATTGTTTCCGGTTTTCGCCAAGGCCAGAGAGCGCGCCAACTCCGCCAGCTGCCTTTCGAATCTGAAGCAGATGGGCACCGCGGAGCGGATGTACATCGATGACTACGACGGCGCACTAGTGCCGTACGGAATCAGCGAGGATGCGGCGCACGGCGGTTATACGACCACCTTTACCAAGCTGCTCGAAAAATACTCGAAGAACGTTACGATCTTCACCTGTCCGTCGGACCACCTCCAAAGGGACAAACTGACGGACCCCAACATCTATTGGCCCTATACGACAACTTACGGATGTAACTGGTATATATGCTCGGCCACGGGCTCGGCATGGTTCGGAAACAAGGCGTACTCCCGTAAGGAAACCCGGGTGAAGGAACCTGCAAACACCGTGTGGTGCGCGGATACCGCTGCGATCAAGCACGATAACACCTCCTCAATGGAGGTGAGCCAGTGGAAGGAAGACCTCGTCATCGCCAGGACGCTGTCCATCTATTTCTTCTACCTTCCAGTGGACGCTGAGTCCGGGAAACGGGGTGATTACGGTTGGTATACGGAATCGCCCTGGCTCCGGCCCAGGCCGGCCATTGTGCGGCCCTTCCCACGGCATTTTGGCCGCGTTAACTGCGTGTTCTTCGACGGCCACGCCGCCGCGGTTCCGGGGGCGAAATTCGACCCCGATCATTACCCGCAATACAGGTTCGGCCAGCAGGAGTGCATTTGGGATAACCCGACGACCCTGCCATAGGGCCGTTTCCCGGTCCGACGCGGGACGTCCGGCGGAAACCCATGCGCCAGCCAATGCCTCGGAGCCTCGCGCGGCTGAACGTCTTTTCAGAACAACGCGTCGATCGCGGACGAATCCACGAGCCGCCAAGACCCAGGGGTACCCGGCATGAACCAACAGACAGGTGATTTTGCGCTCTTTGACGCGGGTTGGGTCGAGGGACTTATCCGAACCGAGTTTCTCAACCGCAGCCAGCAGGGGTACGAACTGGACGGAATTGACGCCTCCCTTTCCGCTGCGTCCGGAAACGTCGATGCGCTTTGGACGGTCTATGAGGCGCTCCTGAAGACGGTGATTGCACCGGAATATCCCTACACGGAACCGAACGATCTGGCCGCCATCCGTTCCCTGCGCCCGCACGGTCCTCGCCGGCTTCCGGTCAACCACAGCAGCGTCCAAATGCGCGACCGCGTGCACGGCGCGCTTCTGGGCAGAGTCATCGGGGTCATATTGGGGCGTCCGGTCGAGGGTCTTGATATAGACTCCATCCGCCAGCGCCTGGAATCGACCGGAGACTATCCGTTGGCCGACTACTTCCGCCGGTTCTGGACACAGGGCGGGGTTCGCCAGGAAAACGGCTATGCTTCCTTCCGCAGCACGCGCGAAGGCCTCCGCATGCTCCCTGGGGCGGAGCCGGACGATGATCTGAATTACGTGATGATCAATCTTCGGCTTCTTGAGAAATACGGCGCCGGCTTCACCACTATGCATGCCGGCTACAACTGGCTGGAATCCTTCCCGGTAAACTGGGCGTGGGGCCCCGAGCGGACCGCGTATCTGAATCTCGCGCGTTACACCGACCAGGGCGATCGGTGGCGCTCCATCGAGCCCGAAGCGCTCTGGCGGATCACACACCACCTGTATGAGTCAAGCGAACTCATCGGCGCGCAGATACGCGCGGATGTTTTCGGCTATGTTCTTCCCGGCAAGCCCGAACTCGCCGCGGAGTGGGCGTGGCGGGACGGAGCGCTTACGCACGTCAAGAACGGCATCTACGGCGAAATGCTGTTCGCGGCGGCGATCGCGGCGGCGTTCGTCGCGGAGACACCACGGAAGGCGATCGAGATCGGCCTCTCCGAGATTCCCGATAGCTGCCGTCTCGCGGAGGCGGTGCGAAACACCCTCACGTGGTGGGATGAATCGCACGACTGGCAGACCGTCTATTCACGTATCGCGCCCGCATACAACAAATACCAGCCGGGCGGAACCATCAATAACGCGTGCATCATCGTAAATGCGCTGCTGAGCGGTGCCGGCGATTTTGAACAAACCATGGCGATA
This genomic window contains:
- a CDS encoding ADP-ribosylglycohydrolase family protein, with the protein product MNQQTGDFALFDAGWVEGLIRTEFLNRSQQGYELDGIDASLSAASGNVDALWTVYEALLKTVIAPEYPYTEPNDLAAIRSLRPHGPRRLPVNHSSVQMRDRVHGALLGRVIGVILGRPVEGLDIDSIRQRLESTGDYPLADYFRRFWTQGGVRQENGYASFRSTREGLRMLPGAEPDDDLNYVMINLRLLEKYGAGFTTMHAGYNWLESFPVNWAWGPERTAYLNLARYTDQGDRWRSIEPEALWRITHHLYESSELIGAQIRADVFGYVLPGKPELAAEWAWRDGALTHVKNGIYGEMLFAAAIAAAFVAETPRKAIEIGLSEIPDSCRLAEAVRNTLTWWDESHDWQTVYSRIAPAYNKYQPGGTINNACIIVNALLSGAGDFEQTMAITVMQGQDTDCTGGTAGSIIGAWLGGTGIPAKWSDPLADTFETAIPGEGRNSIRATAERIQRLSLGLASAGREAAFRWDI
- a CDS encoding prepilin-type N-terminal cleavage/methylation domain-containing protein — its product is MANRKPRMWGFTLIELLVVIAIIAILAAILFPVFAKARERANSASCLSNLKQMGTAERMYIDDYDGALVPYGISEDAAHGGYTTTFTKLLEKYSKNVTIFTCPSDHLQRDKLTDPNIYWPYTTTYGCNWYICSATGSAWFGNKAYSRKETRVKEPANTVWCADTAAIKHDNTSSMEVSQWKEDLVIARTLSIYFFYLPVDAESGKRGDYGWYTESPWLRPRPAIVRPFPRHFGRVNCVFFDGHAAAVPGAKFDPDHYPQYRFGQQECIWDNPTTLP
- a CDS encoding VOC family protein, with the protein product MPRVVHFELPADDPERAIAFYTRLFGWTFDKWGDEDYWLIGTGAEGEPGIDGGMGRRSPHNDFVVNTVDVADLDASVQAVIACGGSIVMPKTPIPTVGWLAYCTDTEGNRFGMLQSDEKAG
- a CDS encoding ABC transporter ATP-binding protein is translated as MIELNHASRWYGQVIGVNDVSCVITPGITALLGPNGAGKSTVLKLITGQLRATTGVVSVLGQMPFANPAVARHLGYCPEIDSLYDDLTGVEFVTMLGAMSGLRGSTLSDAVSESIDLVGMSESAGRKIGGYSKGMRQRIKVAQAIVHDPAVIILDEPLNGLDPGGRREMTNLFTAKAEQGKCIVVSSHILYEVEQMTRNIVLMNHGRLLAQGDIYQIRSLIDAHPHRVAIGTDKPRELARELLAFPDTLSIRIGGAYGDGLEVETLAPERFYDALPSLVLDGGYNITSFESPDNNLEAVFRYLVGDSQTPSAPRTVFGPPVTKKP
- a CDS encoding carboxypeptidase regulatory-like domain-containing protein yields the protein MDLTPGSISGDICPRLSQDASKVSYAAQKGQWDASYTYDNTIVMNPDGSGKYVLEMQTYFGGMDNWGSLNANGSKIVLQKTGDYTVEPTSLYLATINPFVSTRLTSNNYDGWPTWKSDGTMIAFVSKRLNGPNGTYQLMMMKPEPESATNVPVQLTTWADGEAAMPYGTPDGKILVLKKISDYQQEIFRCDFADSNGDGVADNLTQVTNLGRFITSVSQPVAGGKIYFAATGNDGKSHVFTVNNDGSGLHQVTGGNFDEASPYAAGNKLVASINDPNNGVNNYDVMIYTLNTAAGTGTVSGKLTTSAGAPLAGASVAAYDGDTGAGDATTDANGNYTLTLPAGGYTLVFATNTPTVYEVKRSVAVQIGGATTQDAFTTPVASPRPRGTIATIKAGKVEVKWAAAGTPDGYNVYRATAETGPWTKITSTPVSPVDPVKYIDNTPGNLASVFYKVTGVTGGVESAFSEVAQAANNLLWNPSFEQVDSTTGEPIGWTYGTWGGDGTHGTSTAIKADGTRSIFIKTGATERGAGMYHLDLPFYPPTQPGVAMVEGVWGKFTDTNTTWPLALMQAPWVSAFGYIPWWYPQDWVQGPGLSQWDTDGLTVGGGDTPWTWLYNTNNVVEWEFTQGTRFSILWPNDGLTTLGSSTAYADDATLQVKRFGATGWVMGRILDTNGHVPSGITVTCGGKSIATTSSDLFVIKDVPTGDQTLTIKAPGQPDYTLAIGNYGGYMMPTVHVVPAAAALIIKGTVRYPNGTPCPGADVRLITCGAADAQVAEFTTTADANGAFSLGSDTVDVSSQYVSHLVAHKKGFLSARLDVNFGLSGTSAGNDITLIQPSAFIEIAKTAATITIDGHVNPSEWAGSQVIRTKVATSASRVPTVNTTIYALWDSTNVYFAFICDEPNPAGIFADPSVSLWGAPPYWNGHDMAELRIDPTNGCDAGQGHEWWQIMNNTATPVFNDNIIWRRVAASLWGDNSPISGYEVASYIDTAGLKWYQEVKIPFASLSTTYGMTVGTPAVGDEWAINLARQRHQPDPVGESSSIGVIPPGQDVSSIAHFVTTSAALPKGDLNGDRVVNLTDAAISLRIAAGLEWIDGRFAQADINGDGKADLSDTVKIIRKINGLDTSF
- a CDS encoding ABC transporter permease, which gives rise to MLYLIKPALKEVSRPGRALIATLLALAPAAIALAWRWSAGPTHFPRELAYNSLESGFVFSFTLVILTVMLATGVISQELEQKTIVYLLTRPVRRISILLSRFAAALLMIVATSWVSTLALALTTYGLAHLHGSPVGRDLLILPIGALAYGAVFLCLATLIARPLLWGLLFAFGWEWWVPSLPGNFRMASLMAYLRVLAPHATQDGGEATDIFAILSGLVPTKITAALSWEVLLTVIVVAMAGAMVVFSTKEYVPRDDAI